The Streptomyces sp. NBC_00775 genome includes the window CAGGTCGATGTACGCCGCCACCACACGGCGCCGGAGATGACCTCCGAGCTGGAGTACACGATCATCCGCCGCAACCGTCAGCTGCGGAACGAGAACCGGCAGCCCGACGCCAAGGTGCGCGGCCCCCTCGGCACCGAGGTCACTCTCGAACACGCCATGCGGAACCGTGCGTTCGATGTGTGGGTGCATGAGCAGGACCTTCGCGCCGCCCTCGGCCGGCCGGGCAACCTCGACTCGCCGGGCGCGCTCATCACCCGCGACGCCCTCCTCTCAGCCCTCCCGAAGGTCGTGGCCAAGGACGCCGGGGCTCCGCCCAACTCGGCGGTGGTCTTCGACATCCACGGCCCCGTCGAGTTCCTCCGCACGGTCCGCGTCGACGCCGACGGCCATGGCTCGATAGACGGCGCCCCTTCCCTGGGCCCGGCCGCCACCCTCGCTCTCGACTGGGAGACGTTCGTCCGCCTCGCCTGCGGCCGCGTGCACGCTGACGCTGTGTCCGACCGCATCAAGACAGAGGGCGACCCGGAACTGGCGACAGCGATCCTCCGAAACTTCGCGGTCACGCCGTAGCCCCATCCCTACCTGGGGGCTCCGCCCCCAGACCCCCGCATCGGCCTGAACGGCCTCGTCCTCAAACGCCGGACGGGCTGAAGATGCGGGCCGGGTTGACGGGTGCAGGTGGGTGCAGGTGGGTGCACGTGGTCCAGCCGGGGCGGGCGGCAAGCAGCCGGCTGGGCGGTCCTGAACTGGGAGCGGGTTGGGCGGTCCTGAGCTGGGATGGGCGGGAAGCAGCGGGGTGGGGGACGGATCGCAGGACCGGACCCGAAACCCCACCCCATCAGGGACGGACGGATCGCAGGAACGAATCCGAAACCCGGCCCCGTCAGGGACCGACGGATCGCAGGAGGGGACCCGAAACCCCGCCCCGTCAGGGGCGCGGGGAACTGCGCGACCAGCCCCCACCGACCCGCAGCGAAGAAACTCACCCGGGGTCAAGGGGCGAAGCCCCGAGGCCCGAGACCAGGGCGCAGCCCCCGCCGGGGGTCCTGGGGGCGCAGCCCCCGCCGGGGGTCCTGGGGGCGCAGCCCCCGGGCGGGGTCGAAGGGGCGGAGCCCCTGGGGATGGGACGGGTAGGGGCGGCGGGGGCGAACACCCTGGTGGGGGCTACACGGGAACGTGCACCGTCTCCACCCGCGAAGCCACCAACCGCTCCCGCTCCCTCCGAGCCGCCTCCCCCCGCAACCGAAAGATCTGACTCAGCCCAACCGCCTGAAGAACGAACACCGCCGCGAAGGCAACCCGATAGTTGTCCCCGGTCGCATCAAGCAGCACACCAACAGCCAGCAGCGTCGTCATGGAGGCGACGAAACCACCCATGTTGGTGATGCCGGAGGCGGTGCCCTGCCGCTCCGGCGGATTCGCGGGCCGCGCGAAGTCGAACCCGATCATCGAAGCCGGGCCACAGGCCCCGAGCACGGTGCACAGCATCACCAGCACCCACATCGGCGCATGCTCCCCGGGGTACACCAACACGAACGCCCAGACGACCGCCGTAGCGAACACCGTGCCGAGCGCCAGCGGAAACCGCGCCGCATGATGCCGGGCAACGATCTGCCCGTACACCAGTCCGACCACCATGTTGGAGAGAACGACGAGCGTCAGCAGCTCACCGGCCGTCGCCCGCGACAACCCCTGCGCCTCGACCAGAAACGGCAGCCCCCACAGCAGCAGAAACACCATCGCCGGGAACTGCGTCGTGAAGTGCACCCACATCCCGAGCCGCGTACCGGGCTCCCGCCACGACGCGGCGATCTGCCGGCGCACGTAAGCGACCCCCTGGTGCGGGAACGGCTCCGGCTCATGCCCCTCGGGGTGGTCCTTCAGGAACAGGAGGAGGAGTACGAGGACCACGACACCGGCGGCCGCACTGCCGGCGAACGCCGCCGTCCAGCCCACCCCGTGCAGCAACCGCGCGATGACGAGGGTCGAGACCAGGTTGCCCGCCATGCCCGCAAGACCCGCGAGCTGCGCCACCAGGGGCCCGCGCCGCGCCGGGAACCACCGCGTGCCCAGCCGCAGCACGCTGATGAACGTCATCGCGTCGCCGCAGCCCAGCAGCCCGCGCGAGGCGAGCGCCATGCCGTACGAGGAGGAGAAGGCGAAGCCCAGTTGCCCCGCCGTGAAGAGCAGGACGCCGATCGTCAGGACACGCTTCGTGCCGAGCCGGTCCACCAGCAGGCCGACAGGTATCTGCATGCCCGCGTAGACGAGGAGTTGGAGGATCGAGAAGGTGGAGAGGGCGGAGGCTCCCACGTGGAAGCGGTCCGCCGCGTCCAGTCCGGCCACCCCCAGCGACGTACGGAAGATGACCGCGACGAAGTAGACGGAGACACCGATGCCCCAGACGGCGATCGCGCGCCGTCCGCCGGGCGGATCTCCGGGAAGCGACACGGCCGAACCCGAGCTCATCGGACCTCGCCCCTCGCCAGGTTGGAGAACCAGCTGACGTGCCGGTGGATGATGCCGACGACCGCCTCCGCGTCACCGGAGCGCAGCGCTTCGAGGATCTCCTCGTGCTCGGTGAGCGTCTTGGTGATCCGGTCGGGGTGGGCGTGCATCACGGCGACTCCCATCCTCAACTGCCGGTCGCGGAGCTGGTCGTAGAGCCGGGAGAGGATCTCGTTGCCGCCGCTGCGGACGATCTCGGCGTGGAAGCAGCGGTCGGTGACGGCGGCGGCCGCCAGATCTCCGGCGGCGGCCTGCTCCTTCTGCTGGGCCAGCAACTCCTCCAGGCGCGCGATGAGTCGCGGTGAGGCGGGGACGGCCTTGCGGGCCGCGTGCTCCTCGACGAGCTGGCGGGTCTCGACGACGTCCGCGATCTCCTGCGCGGAGACGGGCAGGACGAGTGCGCCCTTCTTCGGGTAGAGCCTGATCAGCCCTTCGACCTCCAGCCGGAGCAGTGCCTCGCGCACGGGGGTCCGCGAGACTCCGACCGCCTCGGCGAGCTCGCCCTCGGTGAGCAGCGTCCCGCCCTCGTAACGGCGTTCCAGGACACCCTGCTTGACGTGCGCGTAGACGCGGTCGGCGGCGGGCGGCTGCTTCAGGGTCATTTGCTTCACCGTCGGCTGCTTCACGCCCGGTTCGTCGGGCGCCGAGGTGGGGGCGGCTGGGGCTGAGGGCATGCGCACATCATAGATACAACACGTACGCATGCTCGCGACCCGTCCAGGATGCGGACCCCGGCAGACCCCAGGGGCTTTCTCATGTAACTCACATCACAGGAACCGCATCCGTCCTGCGTACATCCCTTTAAGCTCCTCACGAGTCCGTACGTGAGACGGCACTGCCATGTGCCGTTCTCCCAGGGGCATTTCGCGCATTCGGAGCGTTCATTTTGATTACCGGCATTAAGGGCACGCGTTTCCGCAGGGCCGCCGCTGTGACCGTCACGACCGGCGCCGTGCTGGCCGCCGGCGCCTTCGGCGCCGCACCCGCGGGCGCCGTGGCCACGCCCACGATCGCCGCCAAGGGCGGCTACGTGATGAACAACGGCACGGCCACGACCCTCTACAAGAAGGCCGCGGACACCCGGCTTTCCACCGGCTCCACCACGAAGATCATGACGGCCAAGGTGGTGCTGGCCCAGTCGAACCTCAACCTGGACGCCAAGGTCACCATCCAGAAGGCGTACAGCGACTACGTGGTCGCCAACAACGCCTCCCAGGCCCACCTGATCGTCGGTGACAAGGTCACCGTCCGCCAGCTGCTGTACGGGCTGATGCTGCCGTCCGGCTGCGACGCCGCGTACGCGCTCGCCGACAAGTACGGCTCGGGCTCGACCCGTGCCGCCCGCGTGAAGTCGTTCATCGGCAAGATGAACGCCGCCGCGACGAGCCTCCACCTGACGAACACGCACTTCGACTCGTTCGACGGCATCGGCAACGGCTCCAACTACTCGACGCCGCGCGACCTGACGAAGATCGCCAGCAGCGCCATGAAGAACTCCACGTTCAAGACGATCGTGAAGACGCAGAACACCAAGCAGAAGGCCACGACCAAGAGCGGCGGCTACCGCTACTACTCGTGGGAGAACACCAACAAGCCGCTGCTGAGCGGCTACACCGGCACGATCGGCATCAAGACCGGATCCGGCCCCGAGGCCAAGTACTGCCTCGTCTTCGCCGCGACCCGCAACGGCAAGACGGTCATCGGCACGGTGCTCGCCTCGACGTCCATCGACGCCCGCACGGCTGACGCCAAGAAGCTGATGAACTACGCCTTCGCCAAGTAAGGCGCACAGCCGGAAAAGCACAGACGGATAGCACGTAGAAGAAAAAAAGGGGGGCCTGCCGCGCATGGCGCGCGGCAGGCCCCCCTTTTCTTGTACGGGAAATCAGCCGTGGAGAAGCGGTGAACCCTGCAGCTCCTTGGTGATCGCGCCCTTCCCGTCACCCTCGATGTCGTACACGAGCGTCGCGTCCGAGGACCACCACAGGTTCTTGTCGTACGTCGCCGTCGGCGCGACGCAGCGGTTCGCCGGGCCGTCCTCGGCCGGGCCCGAGTAGTCGGCGTTGAGCAGGGCCGTCAGGTCACACGTCTTCGTGGTGACGATCGTGTCGCTGCCGCCCGAGTCCGCACGCGACTCGACACGGGTCGTGATCTTGAACGAGGTGAATCGCTTGCTGTTGTCGATCACCTGATCGTCGACGATCTGCCACCTGACCTCGCTCGACGCGGTCACCTTGCCCGAGGTGACGTCGGCGCAGTTCGGAATGTAGAACGTCGTCTCGGGCTTCTGGCCCGGGAAAATGATGTTGAACTGGTGCGCGAAGTCGTCCGAACACGAGCTCACCGCAGCCGCCGGAGAAGCGAATGCGATCCCCCCTGCGAGCGCGCCGCCCACGAGAGCGAACGTGGCGAGAGACTTTCCAACCGTCAAGGGTCGTCCTTTCGAGAAGCGCCCACATCCAAAAGGTGGGCGCCGCCAGATACCGAACGGCTGGTCGAATCGCTCGGCAGTCGTGATCATAGGCAGGCAAAGATCCCGAAAAACAGGCCGGTTCGCAGCTTGGCTGCATTACGCCAAAGGCGCCCCTTCTCGAATGAGAAGGGGCGCCCCGGGGAAAAGCGTGGGCTTACGCCCAGGTGATCAACCGCTTCGGCTGCTCCAGGATCGCCGCCACATCGGCGAGGACCTTGGAGCCCAACTCGCCGTCGACCAGGCGGTGGTCGAAGGACAGCGCCAGCGTGGTGACCTGGCGGGGCTTGACCTTGCCCTTGTGGACCCACGGCTGGAGCTTGATCGCACCGACCGCGAGGATCGCGGACTCGCCGGGGTTGAGGATCGGCGTGCCCGTGTCGACGCCGAAGACGCCGACGTTGGTGATCGTCACCGTGCCGCCCTGCATCGCGGCCGGGCTCGTCTTCCCCTCACGGGCCGTCGAGACCAACTCGCCCAGCGACTGGGCCAGTTGCGGCAGTGTCTTCGCGTGGGCGTCCTTGATGTTCGGCACGATCAGACCACGCGGGGTCGCCGCCGCGATGCCCAGGTTCACATAGTGCTTCTGGACGATCTCCTGGTTGGCCTCGTCCCAGGACGCGTTGACCTCGGGGTTGCGCTTGATCGCCACCAGCAGGGCCTTGGCGATGAGGAGGAGCGGATTCACGCGCAGGCCCTGCAGTTCCTTGTCCTGCTTGAGCTCCTCCACGAGCTTCATCGTGCGCGTCACGTCGAGCGTCACGAACTCGGTGACATGCGGCGCGGTGAACGCCGAGCCGACCATCGCGGCGGCCGTGGCCTTGCGGACACCCTTGACCGGGATACGGGTCTCACGTGCCGTGTCGTACGCGACGGCCGGGGCCGGGACTCGGGCGGGAGCCTGCACAGGGGCGGCCGGGGTCGCCTCCACGACCGGGGCCGGGGCGGGTGCCACCGCCGCGTGCACGTCCTCGCGCGTGATGATGCCGTCCGGGCCCGACGGGGTGATCGTCGTCAGGTCGACCCCGAGGTCCTTGGCGAGCTTGCGGACGGGGGGCTTGGCGAGGGGGCGCTGCTTGGCGTGGCCGTGTCCGTGTCCGTTGAGCTCGCCCTGGATCGCGGTGGCCGCGAGGAACGGCTCGGGCTGCTGCGCGGGGACCACCTCGGCGCCCTTGCGGGGGCGGCGCTTCGTGGAGGACTCGGCGACGCCGTACCCGACGAGGACCGGCTTGCGGCCCTCGGGCTTGGGCTCCTCGGCGGGAGCCGGCGCGGCGGGGGCCTGGGCGGGCGCCGCGGAGGTCCGCACGGGCGCTGCGGGGGCCTGCGGAGCCGGGGCACCGGCACCACCGGCCACGTCCACCGCGATGATCACCTCGCCGACGTCCACCGTCGTCCCCTCGGGGAAGCGGAGTTCGCTCACCACACCGTCGTAGGGGATGGGCAGCTCGACCGCAGCCTTGGCCGTCTCCACCTCGCAGACGACCTGGCCGTCGGTGACGGTGTCACCGACCTGGACGTACCACTTGAGGATCTCCGCCTCGGTGAGTCCCTCGCCCACGTCGGGCATCTTGAACTCGCGGAGCCCCGACGCGTTCTCAGTCATCGTCGTCACGACCCTCTCCTCAGTACGCCAGCGAGCGGTCGACGGCGTCGAGCACCCGGTCCAGGCCCGGAAGGTACTCGTCCTCCAGGCGTGCCGGCGGATACGGGGCGTGATAGCCGCCGACCCGCAGGACGGGTGCCTCCAGGTGGTAGAAGCACCGCTCGGTGATGCGGGCGGCGATCTCCGCGCCCGTACCGAGGAACACCGGGGCCTCGTGCACCACGACCAGGCGGCGGGTCTTCTCGACCGAGGCCTGGATGGAGTCGAAGTCGACGGGGGACATCGAGCGCAGGTCGAGGACCTCGATCGACTTGCCCTCCTCCTGGGCGGCCGCGGCGGCCTCCAGGCAGACCTTCACCATCGGCCCGTACGCGACGAGGGTCAGGTCGGCGCCTTCGCGGGCCACGACCGCCTTGTGCAGCGGTCCGGGAATCGCGTCCTTGTTGACCTCGGACTTGTCCCAGTAGCGCCGCTTCGGCTCGAAGAAGATCACCGGGTCGTTGCTCTGGATGGCCTGCTGCATCATCCAGTACGCGTCGGAGGCGTTCGAGGGGGAGACCACCTTGAGGCCCGCCACGTGCGCGAAGAGCGCCTCGGGGGACTCGGAGTGGTGCTCGACCGCGCCGATGCCGCCGCCGTACGGAATGCGGATGACGACGGGGAGCTTGATCTTGCCGAGCGCCCGCGCGTGCATCTTCGCGAGCTGCGTGACGATCTGGTCGTACGCGGGGAAGACGAAACCGTCGAACTGGATCTCCACCACCGGGCGGTAGCCGCGCAGGGCGAGGCCGATCGCGGTGCCGACGATGCCCGACTCAGCGAGCGGGGTGTCGATGACCCGGTCCTCGCCGAAGTCCTTCTGGAGCCCGTCGGTGACCCGGAAGACACCGCCGAGCTTGCCGACGTCCTCGCCCATGATGAGGACCTTGGGGTCGGTGTCGAGGGCCGTGCGCAGCGACTCGTTGATCGCCTTGGCCAGCGCCATCTTTTCTGCCGCCATCGCTACTTGCCCTCCCCTTCATCCGCGAACGACGCCTGGTAGGCGGCGAACTGGGCCCGCTCCTCGTCGACGAGCGCGTGCCCGTCCGCGTACACGTTCTCGAAAATGGCGAAGTGGTCCGGGTCCGGCATGGCACGGACGACTTCGCGTACTCGTTTGCCCAACGCCTCGCTCTCGGCCTCGAGTTCCGCGAAGAATCCCTCGTCCGCGTGGTTTGAGGCTTCGAGATAGGTGCGCAGGCGCAGGATCGGGTCCTTCGCCTCCCAGGATTCGCGCTCCTCGTCGGCCCGGTACTTGGTCGGGTCGTCGGAGGTGGTGTGCGCGCCCATGCGGTAGGTGTACGCCTCCACGAGGGTGGGGCCCTCGCCGCTGCGGGCCCGCTCAAGGGCCCACTTGGTGACGGCGAGGCAGGCGAGGACGTCGTTGCCGTCGACGCGGACGCCCGGGAAGCCGAAGCCCTGCGCACGCTGGTAGAGCGGGACGCGGGTCTGCTTCTCGGTCGGCTCGGAGATGGCCCACTGGTTGTTCTGGCAGAAGAACACGACGGGGGCGTTGTAGACCGCGGAGAACGTGAACGATTCGGCGACGTCACCCTGGCTGGAGGCGCCGTCTCCGAAGTACGCGATCACGGCCGAGTCGGCGCCGTCCTTGGTGATGCCCATGGCATAGCCGGTGGCGTGCAGCGTCTGCGAACCGATGACGATCGTGTACAGGTGGAAGTTGTTGGTGTTCGGGTCCCAGCCGCCGTTGTTCACACCGCGGAACATGCCGAGCAGGTTGGTCGGGTCGACCCCACGGCACCAGGCGACGCCGTGCTCGCGGTAGGTCGGGAAGACGTAGTCGTCGTCGCGGGTGGCCCGGCCCGAACCGATCTGGGCGGCCTCCTGGCCCAGCATCGAGGCCCACAGGCCCAGCTCGCCCTGGCGCTGCAGGGAGGTGGCCTCGGCGTCGAAGCGACGGCTCAGCACCATGTCCCGGTACAGACCGCGCAGCTCGTCGGGGGTGATGTCGGCGACGTACGGGTCGTACGTCGCGTCCTTGACCCGCTCGCCTTCCGGGGTCAGCAGCTGAACGAGCTCGGGCTCGGCGCCCGTCGTACCCGGCGACTTCTTGGCGGCCGGGCTGGTGCGCTTGGCACCAGCGCTCGCGGCGCTCTTCGTACCGGCGCTGCGTCGCGGCTTGCGCGCGGCAGTGCTCTCCACGGTCACGTGTGCTCCTCCGTCGGTCCGGCCCCCGGGGTTGCCGGGTAACCAGTGCGGCTCGCCTATTCCCGGTACCCGTGCACGGGGTGGGTGCCACTCGGCCGGGAACAGGCGTGACAGGTGCCCCGGCGAGCGCCCTGCAACAGCCACGTTACCCAGTGCTTCACAATTCTG containing:
- a CDS encoding D-alanyl-D-alanine carboxypeptidase family protein: MITGIKGTRFRRAAAVTVTTGAVLAAGAFGAAPAGAVATPTIAAKGGYVMNNGTATTLYKKAADTRLSTGSTTKIMTAKVVLAQSNLNLDAKVTIQKAYSDYVVANNASQAHLIVGDKVTVRQLLYGLMLPSGCDAAYALADKYGSGSTRAARVKSFIGKMNAAATSLHLTNTHFDSFDGIGNGSNYSTPRDLTKIASSAMKNSTFKTIVKTQNTKQKATTKSGGYRYYSWENTNKPLLSGYTGTIGIKTGSGPEAKYCLVFAATRNGKTVIGTVLASTSIDARTADAKKLMNYAFAK
- a CDS encoding maleylpyruvate isomerase family mycothiol-dependent enzyme — translated: MSLHPSLQSYADAWTHSIDAITELVQPLVEGEWNRRTPCPGWSVRDLVSHVIGLDCEMLGDPRPIHTLPRDLYHVTNEHQRYMEMQVDVRRHHTAPEMTSELEYTIIRRNRQLRNENRQPDAKVRGPLGTEVTLEHAMRNRAFDVWVHEQDLRAALGRPGNLDSPGALITRDALLSALPKVVAKDAGAPPNSAVVFDIHGPVEFLRTVRVDADGHGSIDGAPSLGPAATLALDWETFVRLACGRVHADAVSDRIKTEGDPELATAILRNFAVTP
- a CDS encoding GntR family transcriptional regulator produces the protein MPSAPAAPTSAPDEPGVKQPTVKQMTLKQPPAADRVYAHVKQGVLERRYEGGTLLTEGELAEAVGVSRTPVREALLRLEVEGLIRLYPKKGALVLPVSAQEIADVVETRQLVEEHAARKAVPASPRLIARLEELLAQQKEQAAAGDLAAAAVTDRCFHAEIVRSGGNEILSRLYDQLRDRQLRMGVAVMHAHPDRITKTLTEHEEILEALRSGDAEAVVGIIHRHVSWFSNLARGEVR
- a CDS encoding alpha-ketoacid dehydrogenase subunit beta is translated as MAAEKMALAKAINESLRTALDTDPKVLIMGEDVGKLGGVFRVTDGLQKDFGEDRVIDTPLAESGIVGTAIGLALRGYRPVVEIQFDGFVFPAYDQIVTQLAKMHARALGKIKLPVVIRIPYGGGIGAVEHHSESPEALFAHVAGLKVVSPSNASDAYWMMQQAIQSNDPVIFFEPKRRYWDKSEVNKDAIPGPLHKAVVAREGADLTLVAYGPMVKVCLEAAAAAQEEGKSIEVLDLRSMSPVDFDSIQASVEKTRRLVVVHEAPVFLGTGAEIAARITERCFYHLEAPVLRVGGYHAPYPPARLEDEYLPGLDRVLDAVDRSLAY
- a CDS encoding MFS transporter, which encodes MSSGSAVSLPGDPPGGRRAIAVWGIGVSVYFVAVIFRTSLGVAGLDAADRFHVGASALSTFSILQLLVYAGMQIPVGLLVDRLGTKRVLTIGVLLFTAGQLGFAFSSSYGMALASRGLLGCGDAMTFISVLRLGTRWFPARRGPLVAQLAGLAGMAGNLVSTLVIARLLHGVGWTAAFAGSAAAGVVVLVLLLLFLKDHPEGHEPEPFPHQGVAYVRRQIAASWREPGTRLGMWVHFTTQFPAMVFLLLWGLPFLVEAQGLSRATAGELLTLVVLSNMVVGLVYGQIVARHHAARFPLALGTVFATAVVWAFVLVYPGEHAPMWVLVMLCTVLGACGPASMIGFDFARPANPPERQGTASGITNMGGFVASMTTLLAVGVLLDATGDNYRVAFAAVFVLQAVGLSQIFRLRGEAARRERERLVASRVETVHVPV
- a CDS encoding dihydrolipoamide acetyltransferase family protein encodes the protein MTTMTENASGLREFKMPDVGEGLTEAEILKWYVQVGDTVTDGQVVCEVETAKAAVELPIPYDGVVSELRFPEGTTVDVGEVIIAVDVAGGAGAPAPQAPAAPVRTSAAPAQAPAAPAPAEEPKPEGRKPVLVGYGVAESSTKRRPRKGAEVVPAQQPEPFLAATAIQGELNGHGHGHAKQRPLAKPPVRKLAKDLGVDLTTITPSGPDGIITREDVHAAVAPAPAPVVEATPAAPVQAPARVPAPAVAYDTARETRIPVKGVRKATAAAMVGSAFTAPHVTEFVTLDVTRTMKLVEELKQDKELQGLRVNPLLLIAKALLVAIKRNPEVNASWDEANQEIVQKHYVNLGIAAATPRGLIVPNIKDAHAKTLPQLAQSLGELVSTAREGKTSPAAMQGGTVTITNVGVFGVDTGTPILNPGESAILAVGAIKLQPWVHKGKVKPRQVTTLALSFDHRLVDGELGSKVLADVAAILEQPKRLITWA
- the pdhA gene encoding pyruvate dehydrogenase (acetyl-transferring) E1 component subunit alpha → MTVESTAARKPRRSAGTKSAASAGAKRTSPAAKKSPGTTGAEPELVQLLTPEGERVKDATYDPYVADITPDELRGLYRDMVLSRRFDAEATSLQRQGELGLWASMLGQEAAQIGSGRATRDDDYVFPTYREHGVAWCRGVDPTNLLGMFRGVNNGGWDPNTNNFHLYTIVIGSQTLHATGYAMGITKDGADSAVIAYFGDGASSQGDVAESFTFSAVYNAPVVFFCQNNQWAISEPTEKQTRVPLYQRAQGFGFPGVRVDGNDVLACLAVTKWALERARSGEGPTLVEAYTYRMGAHTTSDDPTKYRADEERESWEAKDPILRLRTYLEASNHADEGFFAELEAESEALGKRVREVVRAMPDPDHFAIFENVYADGHALVDEERAQFAAYQASFADEGEGK